AGCTGATCCGCGACCTGGGTTGCGAGGTCGAGGAGATGTACACCGAGATGGACGGACGGTTCCCGAATCATCATCCCGACCCGACCGTGCCGAAGTATATCGCCGAGATCCGCGAGCGGGTGAAGAAGGAAGGATTCGACTGCGGCATCGCATACGACGGCGACGCCGACCGCCTCGGCATTATAGATGATAAGGGCGACATCCTCTGGGGCGACCAGCTCTTGATCCTGTTCGGGCGCGAAATCCTCTCGCGCAAGCCGGGCGCCACGATCATATCCGAGGTGAAAAGCTCGAAGACGCTGTTCGACGATATCGCCAAGCACGGCGGCAACCCGATCATGTGGAAGACCGGCCATTCCCTCATTAAAGAGAAGATGAGGGAGACCAAGGCGGCGGTCGCGGGCGAGATGAGCGGCCACGTCTTTTTCTCCGATCGCTATTTCGGGTTTGACGATGCCATTTATGCCTCGTGCCGGCTGCTCGAAATCCTCTCGAAATCGCGAAAGCCGCTGAGCGCGATGCTGGCGGACGTCCCGAAGATGTATTCGACTCCCGAGATCCGGTCGGAATGTCCGGACGACAAGAAATTTCAGGTGGTCAAAGAACTGACCGACCGCTTTAAAAAGAAGAAGTACGACGTGGTTGATATCGACGGCGCGCGCGTGACGTTTGAGGACGGCTGGGGCCTGGTGCGCGCATCGAATACTCAGCCGGTGCTCGTCCTGCGATTCGAGGCAACAAGCGAGAAACGGCGCGACGAGATCAGGGCGCTGATCGAGGGCGAGCTGAAGAAAGTTCTGGGCTGACCCGAGAGAAAACAAAGAGGAGAAGGCAATGTTCAAAACGCGCATAACCGAGATGCTTGGAATCGAATATCCGATCCTGTCGGGCGGCATGCAGTGGCTGAGCCGCGCCGAGCTGGCGACCGCGGTCTCGGAGGCCGGCGGGCTGGGCTTCATCACGGCCGCGTCGTTCGCCGATCCCGAGGAGCTGCGTGACGAGCTGAAAAAAGCGAAGGCGATGACGAAAAAACCGTTCGGCGTCAACGTGTCGATGCTGCCGGTTCTGCTCGAGGGCGACACCACCCGCCGGTATATCGAGGTTATCTGCGAAGAGAAGGTGCCCGTGGTCGAGACTTCCGGCCGCAATCCCGAGGCGTTTGTTCCCGCTCTCAAGGAGGCTGGAATAAAGCTGATCCACAAGGTGCCGGCGGTACGATTTGCGCGCAAGGCCGAATCGATCGGCGCGGATGCGGTCACCATCGTCGGGTTCGAATGCGGCGGGCATCCGGGAATGGACGACGTCACCTCGTTCGTTCTGATCCCGCGCGCATCCGAGAGCCTGAATATCCCGATCATAGCCGGCGGCGGAATCGCCGACGCCCGCGGGTTTCTGGCCGCTCTCGCGCTCGGGGCCGAGGGCGTTGTCATGGGCACGCGCTTCGTCGCCACGAAAGAATGTCCCGCCCATCAGAATTTCAAGGACTGGATGGTGCAGGCGCAGGAGACGGACACGATGATGATCGAGCGCTCG
Above is a window of Candidatus Abyssobacteria bacterium SURF_5 DNA encoding:
- a CDS encoding phosphomannomutase/phosphoglucomutase, yielding MNACSPESESLCDHLHEKGASAVNPDIFREYDIRGVADRDLADEVVGCIGKAFGTYAHSFGKKNVVIGRDCRLSSPRLHKALLSAMLSTGLNVVDVGICPTPVFYFSLHHLDKEGGMQVTGSHNPPDQNGFKVCIGKSTIFGEEIQKIRKACEIGHFVSGKGKVETYDIVPAYQKHVRENIKLDRPLRVIIDAGNGTAGPVAPKLIRDLGCEVEEMYTEMDGRFPNHHPDPTVPKYIAEIRERVKKEGFDCGIAYDGDADRLGIIDDKGDILWGDQLLILFGREILSRKPGATIISEVKSSKTLFDDIAKHGGNPIMWKTGHSLIKEKMRETKAAVAGEMSGHVFFSDRYFGFDDAIYASCRLLEILSKSRKPLSAMLADVPKMYSTPEIRSECPDDKKFQVVKELTDRFKKKKYDVVDIDGARVTFEDGWGLVRASNTQPVLVLRFEATSEKRRDEIRALIEGELKKVLG
- a CDS encoding nitronate monooxygenase; the encoded protein is MFKTRITEMLGIEYPILSGGMQWLSRAELATAVSEAGGLGFITAASFADPEELRDELKKAKAMTKKPFGVNVSMLPVLLEGDTTRRYIEVICEEKVPVVETSGRNPEAFVPALKEAGIKLIHKVPAVRFARKAESIGADAVTIVGFECGGHPGMDDVTSFVLIPRASESLNIPIIAGGGIADARGFLAALALGAEGVVMGTRFVATKECPAHQNFKDWMVQAQETDTMMIERSIRNAVRVMKNDVAQKVLEMENKGATLDELIVYISGKLGKGAWLSGDLDSATIAAGQCVGLVHDVISVKELIDGIVRDARLIMNRLNGIVQ